One segment of Babesia bigemina genome assembly Bbig001, chromosome : II DNA contains the following:
- a CDS encoding WD domain, G-beta repeat containing protein, putative, whose product MIDMLPCVALPLRCINAIEFDSTGIYCLTAGNDRSVRLWNPARQLHIKRFFGPHNYHVNDVCLSADSAHFVSAGAEHSGFYWDTAEGKVIRKFNHGGSVACCNYVASGSLICTGSDDRNVRFWDHRSRGAVSTFNDAKDGISSVCERDCVVVASSVDGAVRSYDLRKGLLKTDYFQKPVVNVCVSTAVEDCYIASVLDDTVALVEHGDVLARYRGHTCDNYRIHCALDPCEEFVLCGSSSGTIFCWSLSNNRSSSTVPGAHSGPLTALAFSNPSLLKDGRLVRDLEKNVIDSLREKGSLLVTGGKDGYMRVWRFYGA is encoded by the exons ATGATAGATATGTTGCCTTGTGTTGCACTACCTTTGC GTTGCATAAATGCCATTGAATTTGATTCTACTGGAATCTACTGCCTCACTGCCGGCAACGACCGCAGCGTGCGTCTTTGGAATCCTGCTCGGCAGCTTCACATTAAGCGCTTTTTCG GACCGCATAACTATCACGTGAACGATGTCTGCTTGAGCGCCGACAGCGCCCATTTCGTCTCTGCAGGAGCCGAGCATTCGGGATTCTACTGGGACACTGCTGAAGGGAAGGTTATTCGGAAATTCAACCATGGAG GCAGCGTCGCTTGCTGCAACTATGTGGCCAGCGGAAGCCTCATCTGcaccggcagcgacgatcGAAACGTCCGCTTTTGGGACCACCGCAGCCGCGGCGCCGTATCGACTTTCAACGACGCCAAGGACGGCATTTCGAGCGTTTGCGAGCGGGACTGCGTGGTGGTTGCCTCTTCAGTTGACGGCGCAGTGCGATCGTACGACCTGCGAAAAGGCTTGTTGAAGACTGATTACTTCCAGAAGCCCGTAGTGAA CGTCTGCGTGTCTACTGCGGTGGAAGACTGTTATATCGCATCGGTGCTGGACGACACGGTGGCCCTCGTCGAGCACGGCGATGTGCTCGCACGCTACCGAGGGCACACTTGCGACAATTACCGCATCCACTGCGCCCTTGACCCATGTGAGGAATTCGTGCTGTGCGGCAGCAGCTCTGGAACCATATTTTGCTGGTCTCTGTCCAACAACCGCTCCTCGTCAACGGTGCCCGGCGCTCACAGCGGCCCCCTGACGGCGCTCGCATTCTCCAACCCGTCGCTTTTGAAGGATGGACGTCTGGTGCGTGATCTGGAGAAGAACGTGATCGACTCGTTGCGCGAAAAGGGCAGCCTGTTGGTTACCGGCGGCAAGGACGGCTACATGCGCGTGTGGCGCTTCTACGGCGCGTAG